In Metopolophium dirhodum isolate CAU chromosome 9, ASM1992520v1, whole genome shotgun sequence, the genomic window ctaaagaaaagttaaaatatagcAAGCAAACACCAaccaaaaattaatatgaaaaaaaaacgtgaaataaattataattataaataatttacctcTTGACATTGATAATGAATCAATATGGTTCCTTATTGTGCTAGAAACTTCATCATCATCGGACAACAGTGCACTCAGTATTGCTGGCACTAACACAGAGTTTGTAGACAAGTTACTATTATTAAACTgtaaataatgcaataatagtCCAAGAGATGGTAAACGTAAATGTGAACTAGGATTCCTGATCAATGATGtgactttatttaaaaatggctCTAATGCTCGATTACTACGAAAGGCAGAACGTTCCATGTCAGATAATAAATTGGTTGcagaatcttaaaataattaatacaaataattaataatgttaatagaCGACACAGACTTGTATAAAATTTGCAATTCAAATTACCAGAGTCTTTAAAACAACTAAAGAAATGATCGTAAGGCAAATCATTTGATGTTTCGTTTGGTGGCTGTAAAACAATCACTTGGTCATTTTGACTAATTAGTAAATTCAGATTTCCAATAGTTTTGTACCTCTCAATGACATTGCTGGAAAGAAAACAATTCacaaagttatttaaattacatgtgttaagtactataatattttaatgaaataatatttacccaaaccacataatatttgatttaataaacaCCATAGCATCTTGTGAATTTGCAGCGATATAGCTATGTACTCGGTTACCAAACTTTGTTAAAAGTGTATTGAATTCTTTTCTTGCAGCACTCACgtttaaattattctaaaaatggaaaatgttgaaatagtttaaatatagtatagcaaaattataaactttataaaattaactaaaacaaTTACACTGATAATGGTCAAGAAAATTCCCAAAAGTTTGTGAAGAGCGTCTGTGTAAAATGGCAAATATACTGTTGGCTCTAAACTTTCTAATAAATCAAGAATATTATTGAGTAATAATAAATGACCAGATTTCATTGCTCTAAACTCGAGGTAACAACATCTACGTAATGGGGCTGATAATAGTTCAAataccctaaaaaaaaaaacttaataaaaaacctAGCACGAGTAAAaccaattataatttcttacctTAAGAATAAAAGTGGATGAGTTGTACATAACCGCTTGGCTAGTATTTCGtagtcatatatttttttattcaattcttTATCCCTTTTAATTTTAGTGGACACAATTGATGACACAACAGTGTGTGAAATTGAGTCCAAAGCACATCCTTCACTTTCTGtcagatttaaaaacaatttgattttaacattattaaatcaatCATAGGCCGAGGATCAtaccttttataattattggatCCAAGAAGCCatccatatcataatattgtaatttacttATGATATTAGGATCATTTGTGTACACTAGACTTAAAATCTGTTTAAACACTGCGATGTTTGaactgaaaaaataacaataggtTGACGAATTAGCGATGAAGATAATATACACCAGCATACTTAatagttacttattaatatatttcaaataaatattgtggAAGATTTGGACACAGTCATTTTTAGCCAAACAGTTTTTCAAAATCACTGATAACTTAGTTAGCATGAATGCAGATAATTCTGTCCAAGTTATATTTGGATCTTCATGTTTTACTTTACATTCTTCAATCATGTACAATAACAATGCAGTAagcttcaaataaaaataaatataatatttttagtgtaaATTATGATAAACTAAGAATTACAAGAACGTAATTCTTTTCAAATTTggttagtacaatgtaaaaattcaaaataattttttttatcaaattaaattaatttaagacaTCCAACTATTACCAaaagtcaaaaattaaaattaaatgattaattcattatattatattcaatttagaactacataattacatttaaatatttattacaaggtACCCATCTTCttcattcaataatattaaaacttttagaTTTGAACAAGCAAAatgaacattttgtattatttaaaaataaaaacataatttataggcattttgtacaataataagtatatcAGTATATgtcattaatttattcataacaaAGAGTGGAGAAAAGCTATCCGCTAAATACTGAAGttagttgtattataaaaattaattaatttcagttttaatagtttaaaagaaaaatagttttacctGATCATGGTTCAATAACATTAACCCTTCATTTGATCTACTTTTAGAAGCATTCATTTCTCTACCTTGCCATAATTTGGGATTTGTCGTAATAGCTGATATTAAATCAAGAACTGACGAAGGttcaaatctaaaaaaaaataataaaaaataattaatgaatacaaatttaacaattCTATAATAAGTGGcatatataagttttaattaaaatatttttatctataaaatttatagaagaaaaaaatgtattctctatatttctaatattaattttaacgttATTCCTaagaacaaaaaattaataaattagaaacTAACTTTTCAACATTGTGTAgctgtaataaaatatctaaaacacaTTCCAACGATGACCAATTCATGTGGTGATTAAGTAAAGTTAATAAGTATGGTCTACATTTTCTTACAGAATTCCATTTCTCACTAGTTGTCtttgaaaataacatattaacctaaaaaaacaacgttaagtaataatttaaatgctatacttaaattttaagtgAACGTgatacccacatgtgttgtctccgtcttagaAGTGCGTTGCATAGTAAATTGTACgttcagcagaacacgtgtacctacgttagtttaaaaatttcagtaaattgacctcttataaaatctaaagataagattattatctaggcaacctcatgggatttttattatattttaatttaaaaacgagttatgagtattttaaaattgtaaattatttgtagatcttaaaatactcataactcactttaaaattaaaatataataaaaagcccatgaggttgcctagataataatcttaactttagattttagaagaggccaattcactctaatttttaaattaacggaggtaaacgtgttctgctgagcgtaaaatttgccatgtaacacacttgtaagacggagacaacacatgcagatATCACATCCTCTTAATGATATGTTACCTGTTGATGGATTGTTAaatcagatatttttaattcaatttcttTTGGTAGATCTACAAAAAGTGAACGTTTTTGtcctttaattaaattatcaacttCCATCAATTCTGtttcgtttgtttttttatttttttgaggtgtctttttatttttttccactaaattaaaatttatattagacAATCAAATACTAAGGAATAAAGAACTAAATGCAGTTCAGCTCAAGAGGAATTTTTgggattattttaaaaacaaaacaatatataaaaaaatttatgaaagcTCGCTTTTGAGCTAAACTGCAaaattgtttcataaaaaaatattttaaaacgaaccatatttgtttttataattcattataatcgtacgcaaattattttgttttttcttcaaattcaaTTGAACCAGCATCAATTTAACAATagacattaatattttgttgtagcCACATTTCATCATCAACACTTTAAGTAAATGGCaagttatattttcattggCAATGACAGAACGCACAAAtcctttattttttaacatatttttgaacattGCAATCATAAACTTTTGAGCTAGTGATTTTGCATCTTGTGATagtgactaaaaatattaaaaattaaaatatatgcaaaataaaattataaaactgttaAACATACttgcaacaaaaataaaaattcttcacCCTCCATCTTAGAagtaaatagatttttaatgattaaatcaACATTTATATTCTTATGCTTTTCTAATAAACTAATTGGTTTgtctaaaacaatataattattagtttaaatagtatatcaaatattaattattaaattaatatgatttaaaatcactcatttatttataaaattaaataccttttattgataaatttattcTATCAGATAATTGTTCTTTTTCTTCTACTTCCATCATCGTTGATTCTTCATTTAATGTTAATACAGATGAGAATATTTGACCTCCCTGTGCTCCACGTCTCTGCTGTACTTGAACAAGTTGAACCATATAAGCTTTATCCATAACAGCAGCTTTAATGGCTTCTTGATCATGACACACAGCATTGTCCAATATGTCCAATAGTTtgctaaatataattttaaatttaaagtcttaaaaaaattctaagtgttccaaaattctatattatgatgtttactTACCTCATTGATGCAACTGGTATCCCAAAcgattgaataaataatattaactgagGTGGTTCAAGATCGGTCAATGCTTCTTCTACAAGTCTGGGAACCCTAGACCTAATCATACGCAGCTTAAGCCAATCAGGTATGAGTAATGCTTCTTCTGATGTATCAACCAAATAagcctgtaaaaaaaaaaaaacaaaacaaaacaattactTTAGTGGTTaaatagtaaacaatatttaatttaagcaattttaaatattaactatggtTTACTTTAGGCATTTGTTTTCTATCTGTTGGAAACCAAGCTTCtaacaaattatcaaatttcaGTGGATCATGAATACACTGAGGGCCATAAGTTAACAGTATAATCATAGCATGTACAACCAGAATGTGTAAAGTGCATTCTTGACCACCTGGCCATGTTACGAGAATTTGATCTTGATTCTCTGACCAAGGATGATTTTGACGACAAGGTTCTCTAGCCTACAATCAACaatcaacatatttataaatgaaaagtTGTAGTTTGGTAAAAATAGACATACCCTgcttaaaaatgtgtaaaatatgttGACTAAAGAATTTAGAGCAATATTGAACACAGTAACTGTATCTGTTGATATAGGTAGAACTGCTGCCATAACAGTACTTCGTTCAACAATTAATTGTGCCATATCAAGCACCATATCAGTAAGCTGCTCATTAGTTAAGGTATCCACCTTGTCCACATCAGAAGTCCGTTCAGCCAGAAACGTTAAGTATGCTGTTATTAAATGTGGATCATTTTCTACTTGACAAGCTTGTCTCAGAGCTATAACAATCTAAAAATATgagcaaataaataaatgaaaaactggctttatctaaaatttaactataatattttataacacttgCTTGGGACTTAAAAGCGGGAAAATTTGGAAGTTGTGGTAGACTTGTTAATAACCAAGAGACATCAGTTTTTGATTCAATTACTTTATCAacatcaataattttatcatcagtttcatttaataataactttaagccctataaaaatcaaaactcaatattaattttaagagatTTAATAAGTAGAATTAAGGAAGAAATAAgaacatgtataatatgttacttttcAATCTGTATTTTAACTTACTAATATAGCGTGTTGTCTACTTGTTGGAGAACTTAGGCgtcttaaaaaatattccaaaacttCACAACTTATTATTGGATCAGTTTCTGGATGCATTAACAGCTTTTTCAAATGATTCAGTAATTGATTAAATTTACCTTGTTGTCGACAACTTGGACTCAATAAAAACTCACATAAGCACTGAACAGGTAAATGACTAAAAagtaacaatttaataacaaaattacaattcttagcattcataaattatatttacttcaaTGATCCTTCAGATGAATTTACTAAATCAGCCAGCCAAGGCATTGACTGTGAAGTTCCTTGGCGTTGAATGATGTCCAAAAGAAAATCAGGATCCCTTGATCGGCACAACAAGTGGCCAATACGTAGGTTTGTATTCATGACTCTTAGTTGTTCTAATATAGACGATGGTGGACGCCTAGGTGGACCAATAGGGTCCATACCCATAAGTTGACTCAACAGTAAACTCGTCTGTTCAGTTATTGTGACTTTAGTAGAAGCTGCAGCCAAATATGATTCAAACTcaagtattttttgtttttcaactgATTGCAACTGAAGATCTTCCAGGAATGTgggaaaagaaaaattatttgtaatacacATCTCAATAAATATTCTTAACATTGGATATTTTCGGCAGGCTAGAGTTCCAAAAACTAATGGTATGTGAGcacaatatattaacattattaaccaTGTTTTCCAATACAAATTTGATATGGCTAATTGTGGGGGTGTATATCCTAATGGTAACTCAATTTTATCAGGATGATGATATGCACATGAATCCAgtaatatttcaaacaattcACATTTGTCAGCTAAAAATAATacggttagttaatataatcaaattctGTTTAGAACATATAACTATGGACTTTTACCTCGGATCGTATTAAAATTCTGATACACTTGTAGCGAAGCAGCACGTTTTACTAATTGATCTACCAACTCCAGAGCGTCTGGTGAGTTCAAAGGGTGTTCTTTTGACAATCCAATCATAAGTATTGTTATAACTGTACCTTGTAGCAATGGTACTTCAGTAGCAATTCTAAATATTGTTGTTCTATCTTGCTCAGGAGGCCAactttctaatttataatattgttcaggtGCCTccattaataatatctaaagtcattaaataaaacttaCAACATTATTCTTTAACCAAAAACAATGCAATGTACATGAAAATAGTAAGTAAaaagttgtataaatattaaataacaaataaaatatatactttgtgTAATGCATGAACAAAATCAGTAGGAGCCGGTCGATAAGTTCTTAAAACACTATCTTGGAGCCACACAACTCCATCTTTTTGAATTTTGGATATAACTTGTTGCAttttttcaaactaaaaaatcaattaggtagttattttttttataaaataatatattttttattttacctgtaCAACGTCTTTTCGTTCTGAACGCATATATGGGTACACAGTTAGAAATATACACAATGTTAAAAGATCTATAATTCCAGCAAAAACTCTATCCTTAACTTCGGGTGTTTGATTTAATGGCTCTTTGGCACCTATCAGACCTTGACAAAAAGTCAAAAAGTTGAAATCAGACCGAACTTGGCGCGATATTTCTCTTAGAAGTCCACGTAATGGTCTCAAATAATCATCTCGTAATATCAATAATTCCTAATTATGATTTCAGATTATTAGTATACActttatatgaataatttttaagtattttaaaaattcaaacctGAAAAATATCAGCTAAAAGTAATGCACTTTGATCTGGTTCAGCTTTGAAAATAACTTGAAAAATTGCCATATTACTTGTATTTCGTGAGGTGGACATTTCAttataaactacattttttaatataactggCAAATTACTTGAATTTACTGAAATCAActctctaaaaaaattaatattaagtgagattattataaaattgttgacttaaatttcagtaaaaataaaaaaatttatttactaaCTTGATACATGATACGTAAAAGTTACCCATGGCTTTTGTTTTTAATCTCATTTTGACAATAGTTGAAATAACATCAAAGTCTCTTTGAGTGCGTGAAGTACAGTTAACACAAACTGCTAAAAGTAATTCTTGGGCTGGTCGTACAAGTTTAGCATTTTGTAACCAAACTTCCAATTTACCAGCAACCATAACtcgaatctaaaattaaaattttaaatattcataaaatggtattaattgtaataacttaCCTCCAAAATTCCAGTagcaatagataataattttaacaaactcCTGGATATTCCCTCAGTTGATTGCCTTCTGATTAAATATTCTTTGGCaatgtctaaaattatattttcaattactgATTGATTAGCTCCATATCTTGGCACAACAGAAACTTCATAAGATTCCGGTGTAAATAACGCTGTTTCTGTTGTACTCATTGTATCCAAAAAATCCAAAGGAATAAAAGGCGAAGGACGTGTATTGAAGCTAACTCttatgttttcaataaaaaatcgaCATTCTTCATTATCTACCCATAAACGTTCACCCATTGAGTCTTCTacaaaaaccttaaaataataaataatgatattatttacaaaaacggtttaattatattttaagtaagtacCTTAATAAATGCTTCTGGCCAATTAGATAATTTATCGTGTgatactattaataaattaacagaaGTAACTGCAGCTACTATGTTATATTGACGTTGTTTAGTTGACGCAACTGAATGGCATGTGAGGATGGAGCACAaagcatttataatttcttCATTATGAAATAATGTAGGAAATTGACGAGCAGCAATTAATAAACTCCAAAATAAATCTGGTTTTAATCGCTGCGTATGCATGATTTTAAAAGCTCCAAAAAGTAATCCGAcctaaaatgaaattatttataattgagtacctaagtataataatttaatcaattatttaattaaaaaggtGTTAACCATGAtcatttaacaaaaacataaggAGGTTTGTAacttttattgtacattttacttgcgcatgtaacaatcaaaatataagatTAATACTTAAGGGGTATATAATCTTGACAGTAAGTAaactatttatcaaatataatatatattatgaatgaatGAATCATATTTCACATGTTATGTATCATTAGTTATCATTTTAGTTATCGATTGTTCGTTGGCCTGTACGGTCGTTTTTGCGTCTTCGTCGTTCTCTTATCTGTGTTTTTAcgcattgtatttaattaacgtGTTTAAGTCTGTAATATTAGTAcgattttatcgacatttcgtTATCGACATTTCGTTATTACAATGCTATGTTTAGTGTGTAATGATGAAATCTACGACGGTgatgaaattaaatgtaaaaactgTAAAGACTACTTACACTTCTCATGTGCTAGTTTTAGAGAAACGGCATTTAGGAAATTAACACATGAAGCCAAACTAAAATTTTCATGCGCAAAATGTAAAGTTAATGTGGGTCTTACTAGCAATactaaatctaaaaatgaagaCGTTTTTGTTGGATCAAACGAGACTCTGTCGGATTTGACTAATTCTGTTAAATTTATGAGTGCTAAATTTGATGATTTTAGTAAGCAGCTGAATGAAGTGCTACATAAAATTAAAGAACTTAAAGAAGAGAATAATGTGttaaaggaaaataatattaagttgaacTCTGATATCTACAAACTATCCAAGCGACTAAATCTACTTGAACAGAAATCAATCTTAAATCATGTTGAGATAATTGGTGTACCagatttgaaaaatgaaaactgcGAAAAAGTAGTTGAAAATATTGCAGCTGTAATGGGTCAACCAGTGACAGTAATCAAGGCTTTCAGTATAAGatcaaaaatacctaataaaccGATGAAGATCATAGCTGAACTCTCATCAACGCATCAGAAAAAAACCCTCATGGAGTCcgcaaaaaagaaaaaagtaaagGCATGTAGTATTAATGAAAGCTGGGGAAATGGaggtatttttgttaataattatcttacacaatataatagtaatctattttttaaatgtagaatGTTTGCTAAAGAAAATAACTTTAAGTTTGTCTGGTATAATGactgtaaaatttttatcaaaaaaagtgAAACCTCGAAAGCCACTATTATATACGACGAGACTGACTtgttaacaattaaattataatatataagaataataataataatttatagttcctaaatcatatatattaatatattttcttttttttcttttagttatGCTAATGtttaa contains:
- the LOC132951780 gene encoding integrator complex subunit 1 isoform X2, with the translated sequence MSRGGKSKNAYLPGDLVALGSKTSRVEPNPQEKHRKRTGPPIAAIPSKKPKHAGSSHSSFAWEQMCIEVDSIDLIESLSYSIQNQENLKAVGLLFGAFKIMHTQRLKPDLFWSLLIAARQFPTLFHNEEIINALCSILTCHSVASTKQRQYNIVAAVTSVNLLIVSHDKLSNWPEAFIKVFVEDSMGERLWVDNEECRFFIENIRVSFNTRPSPFIPLDFLDTMSTTETALFTPESYEVSVVPRYGANQSVIENIILDIAKEYLIRRQSTEGISRSLLKLLSIATGILEIRVMVAGKLEVWLQNAKLVRPAQELLLAVCVNCTSRTQRDFDVISTIVKMRLKTKAMGNFYVSCIKELISVNSSNLPVILKNVVYNEMSTSRNTSNMAIFQVIFKAEPDQSALLLADIFQELLILRDDYLRPLRGLLREISRQVRSDFNFLTFCQGLIGAKEPLNQTPEVKDRVFAGIIDLLTLCIFLTVYPYMRSERKDVVQFEKMQQVISKIQKDGVVWLQDSVLRTYRPAPTDFVHALHKILLMEAPEQYYKLESWPPEQDRTTIFRIATEVPLLQGTVITILMIGLSKEHPLNSPDALELVDQLVKRAASLQVYQNFNTIRADKCELFEILLDSCAYHHPDKIELPLGYTPPQLAISNLYWKTWLIMLIYCAHIPLVFGTLACRKYPMLRIFIEMCITNNFSFPTFLEDLQLQSVEKQKILEFESYLAAASTKVTITEQTSLLLSQLMGMDPIGPPRRPPSSILEQLRVMNTNLRIGHLLCRSRDPDFLLDIIQRQGTSQSMPWLADLVNSSEGSLNHLPVQCLCEFLLSPSCRQQGKFNQLLNHLKKLLMHPETDPIISCEVLEYFLRRLSSPTSRQHAILGLKLLLNETDDKIIDVDKVIESKTDVSWLLTSLPQLPNFPAFKSQIVIALRQACQVENDPHLITAYLTFLAERTSDVDKVDTLTNEQLTDMVLDMAQLIVERSTVMAAVLPISTDTVTVFNIALNSLVNIFYTFLSRAREPCRQNHPWSENQDQILVTWPGGQECTLHILVVHAMIILLTYGPQCIHDPLKFDNLLEAWFPTDRKQMPKAYLVDTSEEALLIPDWLKLRMIRSRVPRLVEEALTDLEPPQLILFIQSFGIPVASMSKLLDILDNAVCHDQEAIKAAVMDKAYMVQLVQVQQRRGAQGGQIFSSVLTLNEESTMMEVEEKEQLSDRINLSIKDKPISLLEKHKNINVDLIIKNLFTSKMEGEEFLFLLQSLSQDAKSLAQKFMIAMFKNMLKNKGFVRSVIANENITCHLLKVLMMKCGYNKILMSIVKLMLVQLNLKKKQNNLRTIIMNYKNKYVEKNKKTPQKNKKTNETELMEVDNLIKGQKRSLFVDLPKEIELKISDLTIHQQVNMLFSKTTSEKWNSVRKCRPYLLTLLNHHMNWSSLECVLDILLQLHNVEKFEPSSVLDLISAITTNPKLWQGREMNASKSRSNEGLMLLNHDQLTALLLYMIEECKVKHEDPNITWTELSAFMLTKLSVILKNCLAKNDCVQIFHNIYLKYINNSNIAVFKQILSLVYTNDPNIISKLQYYDMDGFLDPIIIKESEGCALDSISHTVVSSIVSTKIKRDKELNKKIYDYEILAKRLCTTHPLLFLRVFELLSAPLRRCCYLEFRAMKSGHLLLLNNILDLLESLEPTVYLPFYTDALHKLLGIFLTIISNNLNVSAARKEFNTLLTKFGNRVHSYIAANSQDAMVFIKSNIMWFGNVIERYKTIGNLNLLISQNDQVIVLQPPNETSNDLPYDHFFSCFKDSDSATNLLSDMERSAFRSNRALEPFLNKVTSLIRNPSSHLRLPSLGLLLHYLQFNNSNLSTNSVLVPAILSALLSDDDEVSSTIRNHIDSLSMSREMALSLLLETFKVGIYKSLNTTPMITKTISTMNLQSGC
- the LOC132951780 gene encoding integrator complex subunit 1 isoform X1; this translates as MSRGGKSKNAYLPGDLVALGSKTSRVEPNPQEKRGSNILLHRKLMESNLSDRKRTGPPIAAIPSKKPKHAGSSHSSFAWEQMCIEVDSIDLIESLSYSIQNQENLKAVGLLFGAFKIMHTQRLKPDLFWSLLIAARQFPTLFHNEEIINALCSILTCHSVASTKQRQYNIVAAVTSVNLLIVSHDKLSNWPEAFIKVFVEDSMGERLWVDNEECRFFIENIRVSFNTRPSPFIPLDFLDTMSTTETALFTPESYEVSVVPRYGANQSVIENIILDIAKEYLIRRQSTEGISRSLLKLLSIATGILEIRVMVAGKLEVWLQNAKLVRPAQELLLAVCVNCTSRTQRDFDVISTIVKMRLKTKAMGNFYVSCIKELISVNSSNLPVILKNVVYNEMSTSRNTSNMAIFQVIFKAEPDQSALLLADIFQELLILRDDYLRPLRGLLREISRQVRSDFNFLTFCQGLIGAKEPLNQTPEVKDRVFAGIIDLLTLCIFLTVYPYMRSERKDVVQFEKMQQVISKIQKDGVVWLQDSVLRTYRPAPTDFVHALHKILLMEAPEQYYKLESWPPEQDRTTIFRIATEVPLLQGTVITILMIGLSKEHPLNSPDALELVDQLVKRAASLQVYQNFNTIRADKCELFEILLDSCAYHHPDKIELPLGYTPPQLAISNLYWKTWLIMLIYCAHIPLVFGTLACRKYPMLRIFIEMCITNNFSFPTFLEDLQLQSVEKQKILEFESYLAAASTKVTITEQTSLLLSQLMGMDPIGPPRRPPSSILEQLRVMNTNLRIGHLLCRSRDPDFLLDIIQRQGTSQSMPWLADLVNSSEGSLNHLPVQCLCEFLLSPSCRQQGKFNQLLNHLKKLLMHPETDPIISCEVLEYFLRRLSSPTSRQHAILGLKLLLNETDDKIIDVDKVIESKTDVSWLLTSLPQLPNFPAFKSQIVIALRQACQVENDPHLITAYLTFLAERTSDVDKVDTLTNEQLTDMVLDMAQLIVERSTVMAAVLPISTDTVTVFNIALNSLVNIFYTFLSRAREPCRQNHPWSENQDQILVTWPGGQECTLHILVVHAMIILLTYGPQCIHDPLKFDNLLEAWFPTDRKQMPKAYLVDTSEEALLIPDWLKLRMIRSRVPRLVEEALTDLEPPQLILFIQSFGIPVASMSKLLDILDNAVCHDQEAIKAAVMDKAYMVQLVQVQQRRGAQGGQIFSSVLTLNEESTMMEVEEKEQLSDRINLSIKDKPISLLEKHKNINVDLIIKNLFTSKMEGEEFLFLLQSLSQDAKSLAQKFMIAMFKNMLKNKGFVRSVIANENITCHLLKVLMMKCGYNKILMSIVKLMLVQLNLKKKQNNLRTIIMNYKNKYVEKNKKTPQKNKKTNETELMEVDNLIKGQKRSLFVDLPKEIELKISDLTIHQQVNMLFSKTTSEKWNSVRKCRPYLLTLLNHHMNWSSLECVLDILLQLHNVEKFEPSSVLDLISAITTNPKLWQGREMNASKSRSNEGLMLLNHDQLTALLLYMIEECKVKHEDPNITWTELSAFMLTKLSVILKNCLAKNDCVQIFHNIYLKYINNSNIAVFKQILSLVYTNDPNIISKLQYYDMDGFLDPIIIKESEGCALDSISHTVVSSIVSTKIKRDKELNKKIYDYEILAKRLCTTHPLLFLRVFELLSAPLRRCCYLEFRAMKSGHLLLLNNILDLLESLEPTVYLPFYTDALHKLLGIFLTIISNNLNVSAARKEFNTLLTKFGNRVHSYIAANSQDAMVFIKSNIMWFGNVIERYKTIGNLNLLISQNDQVIVLQPPNETSNDLPYDHFFSCFKDSDSATNLLSDMERSAFRSNRALEPFLNKVTSLIRNPSSHLRLPSLGLLLHYLQFNNSNLSTNSVLVPAILSALLSDDDEVSSTIRNHIDSLSMSREMALSLLLETFKVGIYKSLNTTPMITKTISTMNLQSGC